Within Candidatus Zixiibacteriota bacterium, the genomic segment CAGTTCGAAACAATAAGGAAAGGGAAACAGGTGAGAACAGCAGTTACTTTATTTCTATGCCTATTTCTCTTGCTCGGGGTAACCACGACCGTCCATGCCCAAGGCATCGAGTGGGAGACGCTCAATGAGGAGGTGATGGCGCTATACCAGAAGGGTCAGTACGACCGCGCAGTGGTGGTAGCAGTGAAGGCGCTTGATATTGCCGAGAAGGCCCTCGGTCCAGACCATCCCGATGTGGCCCAGAGCCTGAACAACCTTGCGGCGCTCTACCACCACCAAGGCCAGTACGCGCTGGCCGAGCCGCTGTACAAGCGCGCGCTGGCGATTAGGGAGAAGGCCCTCGGTCCAGACCATCCCGATGTGGCCCTGAGCCTGAACAACCTTGCGGGGCTCTACGACACCCAAGGCCAGTACGCGCTGGCCGAGCCGCTGTACAAGCGCGCGCTGGAGATTTTTGAGAAGGCCCTCGGTCCAGACCATCCCGATGTGGCCTTGAGCCTGAACAACCTTGCGGGGCTCTACAACACCCAAGGCCAGTACGCGCTGGCCAAGCCGCTGTTAAAGCGCGCGCTGG encodes:
- a CDS encoding tetratricopeptide repeat protein; this translates as MKQFETIRKGKQVRTAVTLFLCLFLLLGVTTTVHAQGIEWETLNEEVMALYQKGQYDRAVVVAVKALDIAEKALGPDHPDVAQSLNNLAALYHHQGQYALAEPLYKRALAIREKALGPDHPDVALSLNNLAGLYDTQGQYALAEPLYKRALEIFEKALGPDHPDVALSLNNLAGLYNTQGQYALAKPLLKRALEIFEKALGSRPSRCGREPEQPCGALQHPRPVRAGRAALQARAGD